One Desulfomicrobium apsheronum genomic region harbors:
- a CDS encoding CoB--CoM heterodisulfide reductase iron-sulfur subunit A family protein, producing the protein MASNSILVIGGGFAGLTAALEAAEIGHEVFIIEKTPFLGGRVMQLNKYFPKLCPPSCGLEIQYQRIKNNPNVKFFTLAEVTKVDGSVGNYEVTVQIKPRYAGPSSPDLSDLCDELSTEVVNDYEFGLATRKPVYMDAPFAFPQRYVVDKASLSDSDKSKVQKCDYLDLTEEEKTITLSVGSIIIATGWKPYDVTNLSNLGAGAVKNCISNMQMERLASPYGPTSGKILRPSDGREPRKIAFVQCAGSRDENHLHYCSYICCMASLKQAQYVREQYPDAEVTIYYIDLRTPGRYDTFAKKILADEKIFAVKGKVAAVEQDNAGDDVWLTVEDAVSCSKSVERFDLVVLATGMQPSLAGASLPIDVPVDAEGFIVGGEEKGIFAAGCAKQPLDVMKSAQSATGAAMKAIQTVRGR; encoded by the coding sequence ATGGCTAGCAACAGCATACTTGTCATCGGTGGTGGCTTTGCAGGACTCACCGCCGCCCTCGAGGCCGCTGAGATCGGTCATGAGGTCTTCATCATAGAGAAGACCCCATTTCTGGGTGGACGTGTTATGCAGCTGAACAAATATTTCCCGAAGCTGTGTCCACCTTCGTGCGGTTTGGAAATTCAGTATCAGCGGATCAAGAACAACCCCAACGTGAAGTTTTTTACCTTGGCCGAAGTGACCAAGGTGGACGGGTCCGTTGGAAATTATGAAGTTACGGTACAGATCAAACCGCGCTACGCTGGTCCCAGCAGCCCTGATCTTTCCGACTTGTGTGATGAGCTCTCCACGGAAGTGGTCAATGACTACGAGTTTGGCTTGGCAACGCGCAAGCCCGTGTACATGGATGCGCCTTTTGCTTTTCCGCAGCGCTACGTTGTGGACAAGGCCAGCCTGAGCGACTCGGACAAGAGCAAGGTCCAGAAATGCGACTACCTCGATCTGACCGAGGAAGAAAAGACCATCACCTTGAGCGTTGGGTCCATCATCATCGCCACGGGCTGGAAGCCCTATGATGTGACGAATCTGTCCAACCTGGGCGCTGGCGCGGTCAAAAACTGCATTTCCAACATGCAGATGGAGCGCCTCGCATCGCCTTATGGCCCGACCAGCGGAAAGATTCTTCGGCCTTCCGATGGCCGCGAGCCCAGAAAAATTGCATTCGTGCAGTGTGCCGGCTCTCGTGACGAGAACCATCTGCATTATTGCTCTTACATTTGTTGCATGGCTTCCCTGAAGCAGGCACAATATGTTCGCGAACAGTACCCTGACGCTGAAGTGACTATCTATTACATTGATTTGCGGACTCCTGGCCGTTACGACACTTTCGCCAAGAAGATTCTGGCGGATGAGAAGATCTTCGCCGTCAAAGGCAAGGTTGCTGCGGTTGAGCAGGACAACGCAGGCGATGACGTGTGGCTCACCGTTGAAGATGCGGTGTCATGCTCCAAGTCTGTCGAACGTTTCGATCTCGTGGTTCTGGCCACAGGAATGCAGCCCAGCCTGGCCGGCGCTTCCCTGCCAATCGATGTCCCGGTTGATGCCGAAGGGTTCATCGTTGGAGGGGAGGAAAAAGGTATTTTCGCCGCGGGCTGTGCCAAACAACCTCTGGACGTTATGAAGTCGGCCCAGTCTGCCACCGGGGCAGCGATGAAAGCGATCCAGACGGTGAGAGGGAGGTAG
- a CDS encoding FAD-dependent oxidoreductase, producing the protein MADKIGVYFDESSLGGVLDIQRLCDGVQKKWSDCCPVVKVHPRLATDEGRAMIQADIDAGLINAVCVCGSSPRVDWDFYKFGREILVDRVNLRELCVLCYEDPSKEKVLPGTTPELLFKMANDYVNMGVVKLQKAAVPEDGGIDVVNRVLVIGGGWAGMSAALDVAAVGYDVTLVEKKDMLGGAAAGMYKTIPFAFPYDAAHATGVEKKIAQVQAAEKIDVLLESEIVSIAGAPGNYEVTVKVGKEERVVAVGSVVIATGWVPQDTAFLKPFGYGTLKNVVTSREFEMMAKAGSVVRKSDGAKPSKVMFLLGFGDKLAPFEVKEEEARAAALAAAEVKEADDTPKTNFVKQDTYKHLSYSSELTSLTALKQANYVREFIPGGVAMVVYEHMMVPGMNELYYKAAQNDPSVMMTKGVISEVRDGGDGDIVVVLEDTLLGAKVEIEVDMLVLPTAMVPTTALDPILKLQYRQGPAMPDLELFSGYADSNYICFPYETRRTGIYAAGTVRQPMTMATAEVDAAGAALKAVQCLESSNRGMAVHPRSGDLSFPKFNLVRCTQCKRCTEECPFGALDEDEKGNPMPNTSRCRRCGTCMGACPERVIFFDNYNVDQIGSMIKQVEVPDDMEVGGPRMLILACENDAYPALDMAALRGKKWSPYVRIVPVRCLGSVNTIWIADAMSKGTDGCLLLGCKYGEDYQCHFVKGSDLCSRRMANIGETLGKLGIETERVQQMQVAIDEYDKVPGMIDEFVDAITKLGPNPFKGY; encoded by the coding sequence ATGGCCGACAAGATTGGTGTATATTTTGATGAATCAAGCCTTGGCGGGGTTCTCGACATCCAGAGACTGTGCGACGGAGTGCAGAAAAAATGGAGTGATTGCTGTCCCGTAGTCAAGGTACATCCGAGGCTGGCTACCGACGAAGGACGGGCAATGATCCAGGCGGACATCGATGCCGGGCTGATCAATGCTGTCTGCGTTTGCGGTTCTTCGCCTCGCGTGGATTGGGATTTTTACAAGTTCGGACGGGAAATCCTGGTTGACCGGGTCAACCTGCGCGAACTTTGCGTGCTTTGTTACGAAGATCCGAGCAAGGAAAAGGTCCTTCCGGGCACCACTCCCGAATTGCTTTTCAAGATGGCCAACGACTATGTGAACATGGGCGTGGTCAAATTGCAGAAAGCGGCGGTTCCGGAAGATGGCGGGATCGATGTTGTCAACCGGGTGCTGGTCATCGGTGGCGGTTGGGCTGGCATGAGCGCGGCTCTTGATGTCGCGGCTGTCGGATACGACGTTACGCTGGTTGAAAAGAAAGACATGCTGGGTGGCGCTGCCGCCGGAATGTACAAGACCATTCCCTTTGCATTCCCCTATGACGCGGCTCATGCCACGGGCGTTGAAAAGAAGATTGCCCAGGTGCAGGCCGCCGAAAAGATCGACGTTCTCCTTGAATCCGAAATCGTCAGTATTGCCGGAGCTCCCGGCAACTACGAAGTTACAGTGAAGGTTGGCAAGGAAGAGCGCGTCGTGGCGGTCGGGTCCGTGGTTATCGCCACCGGCTGGGTGCCGCAGGATACGGCATTCCTGAAGCCGTTTGGCTACGGAACGCTCAAGAACGTGGTTACTTCCCGTGAGTTCGAGATGATGGCCAAGGCCGGTTCCGTAGTGCGCAAGAGTGATGGCGCCAAGCCTTCGAAGGTCATGTTCCTGCTCGGATTCGGCGACAAGCTCGCCCCCTTCGAGGTCAAGGAAGAGGAAGCTCGCGCCGCAGCACTGGCCGCGGCAGAGGTCAAGGAGGCCGACGACACGCCCAAGACCAACTTCGTCAAGCAGGACACCTACAAGCATTTGTCCTACAGCTCCGAACTGACTTCACTGACAGCCCTGAAGCAGGCGAACTACGTGCGCGAATTCATTCCCGGCGGCGTGGCCATGGTGGTCTATGAGCACATGATGGTCCCCGGCATGAATGAGCTGTATTACAAGGCCGCGCAGAACGACCCGAGCGTCATGATGACCAAGGGCGTGATCAGCGAAGTCCGCGACGGCGGCGATGGCGACATCGTTGTGGTACTTGAGGACACCCTTCTTGGCGCAAAGGTCGAGATCGAAGTGGACATGCTCGTGCTACCCACCGCAATGGTGCCCACTACCGCGCTTGATCCGATCCTCAAACTCCAATATCGGCAGGGCCCGGCCATGCCGGACCTTGAGCTGTTCAGCGGTTACGCCGATTCCAACTACATATGCTTCCCGTACGAAACGCGCCGCACAGGCATTTATGCCGCCGGCACGGTGCGCCAGCCCATGACCATGGCCACGGCCGAGGTCGATGCCGCCGGCGCCGCCCTGAAAGCGGTTCAGTGTCTTGAATCCTCGAACAGAGGCATGGCGGTTCACCCGCGTTCGGGCGATCTGTCCTTTCCGAAGTTCAACCTGGTGCGTTGCACCCAGTGCAAGCGCTGTACGGAAGAATGTCCTTTCGGCGCCCTGGACGAGGACGAAAAGGGCAATCCGATGCCCAATACCTCCCGTTGCCGCCGTTGTGGAACGTGCATGGGCGCCTGCCCTGAACGTGTCATCTTCTTCGACAACTACAACGTCGACCAGATCGGATCCATGATCAAGCAGGTCGAGGTTCCCGACGATATGGAAGTGGGCGGTCCGCGCATGCTCATTCTCGCCTGCGAGAACGATGCCTACCCCGCCCTCGACATGGCCGCCCTGCGCGGCAAGAAATGGAGCCCCTACGTACGTATCGTTCCGGTGCGTTGCCTTGGTTCGGTCAATACCATCTGGATTGCCGACGCCATGTCCAAGGGCACGGACGGTTGCCTGCTGCTGGGTTGCAAGTACGGTGAAGATTACCAGTGCCATTTCGTCAAGGGCTCGGACCTGTGCAGCCGGCGCATGGCCAACATCGGTGAGACCCTGGGCAAGCTTGGCATCGAAACCGAACGGGTACAGCAGATGCAGGTCGCCATTGACGAATACGACAAGGTTCCCGGCATGATTGACGAGTTTGTTGATGCGATCACCAAGCTTGGTCCCAACCCGTTCAAGGGATACTAG
- a CDS encoding ABC transporter ATP-binding protein: MTLLSIENLSKNFGGLMAVNEVSFDVEAGSIVGLIGPNGAGKTTVFNLITGNYQPNTGTVLFDAQNLVGLPTHTIVERGIARTFQTIRLFQNMSVLENVLAGGHCRMHSGSLAAMFRTPTQRREEHESMRQAMAELEFVGLSHEWQNKAKNLSYGNQRLLEIARALATKPKLIVLDEPAGGMNDQETHDLIRLIRAIQDRGITVLLIEHDMGLVMRVCSSLVVLEHGAKIASGTPAEIQANPRVIEAYLGVDSDE, translated from the coding sequence ATGACGCTGCTCTCCATAGAAAACCTGAGCAAGAACTTTGGCGGTCTCATGGCTGTCAACGAGGTTTCCTTTGATGTCGAGGCAGGCAGCATCGTCGGTCTCATCGGTCCCAACGGCGCAGGCAAGACTACCGTTTTCAACCTCATCACCGGCAACTACCAGCCCAACACCGGCACGGTCCTCTTTGACGCCCAGAACCTTGTCGGCCTGCCCACCCACACCATCGTGGAACGGGGCATAGCCCGCACCTTTCAAACCATCCGTCTGTTTCAGAACATGAGCGTCCTTGAAAACGTGCTCGCGGGCGGCCATTGCCGCATGCACTCGGGCTCACTGGCGGCCATGTTCCGAACACCGACCCAACGGCGAGAGGAACATGAGTCCATGCGCCAGGCAATGGCCGAACTGGAATTCGTGGGCCTGTCCCATGAATGGCAGAACAAGGCCAAAAACCTGTCCTACGGCAATCAAAGACTCCTTGAAATCGCACGCGCCCTTGCCACCAAGCCCAAGCTCATCGTGCTCGACGAACCGGCCGGTGGCATGAACGACCAGGAAACCCATGACCTCATCCGCCTGATCCGCGCCATTCAGGATCGAGGCATCACGGTCCTCTTGATCGAACACGACATGGGTCTGGTCATGCGTGTCTGCTCATCCCTGGTCGTGCTGGAGCACGGCGCGAAAATCGCGTCCGGCACGCCTGCCGAGATTCAGGCAAACCCGCGTGTCATCGAAGCCTACCTCGGTGTCGATTCCGACGAATAA
- a CDS encoding branched-chain amino acid ABC transporter permease: protein MKSRNILYYFIFALLMASCPLFLNAYWTDVFNNVGLYAILALSLNVILGHAGLFHMGHAAFYAIGAYTTAILNTTFGIPVLWSMPLAGIMAGIFAMIVARPIIHLRGDYLLIVTIGIVEIVRIALINNVFDITGGANGIFGISRPTVFGYKISKPDQFFYLIWGFAAVTIFLLLRLEHSRFGRALMYIKEDEVAAGGSGINVSHHKLVAFIIGAVWAGMCGTIYASKMTIIAPESFSFAESVVLFTIVILGGAGSIPGVILGAFLLVGLPELFRGLAEYRMLVFGAAMVLMMIFRNQGLLPPGPKNYDIASLLPAGGRK from the coding sequence ATGAAATCACGCAACATCCTCTACTACTTCATTTTTGCCCTGCTCATGGCCTCATGTCCGCTGTTTCTGAACGCCTACTGGACCGACGTCTTCAACAACGTCGGGCTTTACGCAATTCTGGCCCTGAGCCTCAACGTCATCCTCGGCCATGCCGGCCTTTTCCACATGGGGCACGCCGCATTCTACGCCATCGGCGCCTATACCACGGCCATCCTGAACACCACCTTCGGCATTCCCGTGCTATGGAGCATGCCGCTGGCTGGGATAATGGCCGGTATCTTCGCCATGATCGTGGCCAGACCCATCATCCACCTACGCGGGGATTATCTGCTGATCGTCACCATCGGCATCGTCGAGATCGTGCGCATCGCGCTCATCAACAACGTCTTCGACATCACCGGCGGGGCCAACGGCATCTTCGGCATCAGCCGCCCAACGGTCTTTGGGTACAAGATATCCAAACCGGACCAGTTCTTCTACCTGATCTGGGGTTTCGCGGCCGTGACCATCTTTCTCCTCCTGCGACTTGAGCACTCCCGTTTCGGACGGGCGCTCATGTACATCAAAGAGGATGAGGTGGCCGCCGGAGGAAGCGGAATAAACGTCTCCCACCACAAACTGGTGGCCTTCATCATCGGCGCGGTCTGGGCCGGCATGTGCGGAACCATTTACGCATCCAAGATGACCATCATCGCCCCGGAGTCGTTTTCCTTCGCCGAATCCGTGGTCCTTTTCACCATCGTCATCCTGGGCGGGGCGGGAAGCATTCCCGGCGTAATCCTGGGGGCGTTTCTCCTGGTCGGGCTGCCCGAACTGTTTCGAGGTCTGGCCGAATACCGCATGCTGGTCTTCGGCGCGGCCATGGTGCTCATGATGATCTTCCGGAACCAGGGCCTGCTTCCGCCCGGTCCCAAGAATTATGACATCGCCAGCCTTCTGCCCGCCGGAGGTCGCAAATGA
- a CDS encoding branched-chain amino acid ABC transporter substrate-binding protein encodes MKKKLCTLGFLTLALVALTLGSAWAETIRIGLMCPLTGSWASEGQDMKQIVELLAAETNKAGGINGNQVEIVVEDDGGDPRQAALAATRLTTKEISAVIGTYGSSVTEASQNIYAESGILQVATGSTAIRLSEKSLPLFFRTCPRDDEQGTVAAKTLGELGFSKIAILHDNTSYAKGLADEAKSLLEASGKTIAFYDALTPGERDYNAILTKIKSAAPEVIFFTGYYPEAGMLLRQKTEMGWNVPMIGGDATNNPDLVKIAGNQAAEGFMFLSPPVPADLDTPEAKDFMTAYKAAYGNAPGSVWAVLAGDAYRVIAEAVAQTKDTSSEKLAAYMKNEMKDFSGLTGKISFNEKGDRVGDLYRVYKVDAAGAFVLQP; translated from the coding sequence ATGAAGAAAAAACTTTGTACACTTGGTTTCCTGACCCTGGCCCTCGTGGCGTTGACCCTGGGCTCCGCCTGGGCCGAAACCATCCGCATCGGCCTCATGTGCCCCCTGACGGGCTCCTGGGCCAGCGAAGGTCAGGACATGAAACAGATCGTTGAACTGCTGGCCGCCGAGACCAACAAAGCTGGCGGAATCAACGGCAATCAGGTCGAGATCGTGGTCGAAGACGACGGCGGTGATCCGCGTCAGGCAGCCCTGGCCGCAACCCGTCTGACCACCAAGGAAATTTCCGCCGTTATCGGCACCTACGGATCGTCCGTCACCGAAGCTTCCCAGAACATCTATGCCGAGTCCGGCATCCTCCAAGTCGCCACCGGTTCCACGGCCATCCGCCTGTCCGAAAAGAGCCTGCCTCTTTTCTTCCGCACCTGCCCCCGCGATGACGAGCAGGGCACGGTTGCCGCCAAGACCCTGGGCGAGCTTGGTTTCAGCAAGATAGCCATCCTGCACGACAACACCTCATACGCCAAGGGTCTGGCCGATGAAGCCAAGTCCCTGCTTGAAGCCTCCGGCAAGACCATCGCCTTCTACGACGCGCTGACTCCCGGCGAGCGCGACTACAACGCAATCCTGACCAAGATCAAATCCGCCGCCCCCGAAGTCATCTTCTTCACCGGCTACTATCCCGAGGCCGGCATGCTCCTGCGCCAGAAGACGGAAATGGGCTGGAACGTGCCCATGATCGGCGGCGACGCGACCAACAACCCCGATCTGGTCAAGATCGCGGGCAACCAGGCCGCCGAGGGTTTCATGTTCCTGAGCCCCCCTGTCCCGGCTGATCTGGACACCCCCGAAGCCAAGGATTTCATGACCGCCTACAAGGCCGCCTACGGCAACGCCCCGGGTTCCGTATGGGCAGTGTTGGCCGGCGACGCCTACCGCGTCATCGCCGAAGCCGTTGCCCAGACCAAGGACACCTCCAGCGAAAAACTGGCCGCCTACATGAAGAATGAAATGAAGGATTTCTCCGGCCTGACCGGCAAGATCTCCTTCAACGAAAAGGGTGACCGCGTTGGAGACCTGTACCGCGTGTACAAGGTTGACGCCGCCGGAGCCTTTGTTCTGCAGCCGTAA
- a CDS encoding EVE domain-containing protein, producing MKYWLMKTEPGCFSIDDLAAAPNQTSSWDGVRNFQARNFMRDQMSVGDLILFYHSVKNPGVVGIARVARESYPDHTAQDPGDQHFDPRSTPENPLWFMVDVQFVEKFAHPVPLGSLRGVKGLERMELLKKGSRLSVMPVTEEEFEIVVRLGRQ from the coding sequence ATGAAATACTGGTTGATGAAGACTGAGCCAGGGTGTTTTTCCATCGATGATCTGGCAGCTGCGCCAAACCAGACTTCGAGTTGGGACGGTGTGCGCAACTTTCAGGCCCGCAATTTCATGCGCGACCAGATGAGCGTTGGCGATCTGATCCTTTTTTATCACAGCGTGAAGAATCCGGGCGTGGTGGGTATCGCCCGGGTGGCGCGAGAAAGCTACCCGGACCACACGGCCCAGGATCCTGGGGATCAGCACTTTGATCCGCGCTCCACGCCGGAAAATCCTTTGTGGTTCATGGTCGATGTGCAGTTCGTAGAGAAATTTGCGCATCCGGTCCCGCTTGGGTCATTGCGCGGTGTGAAGGGGCTTGAAAGGATGGAACTTCTGAAAAAGGGGTCGCGGCTTTCGGTCATGCCCGTGACGGAAGAGGAATTCGAGATCGTCGTTCGTCTTGGGAGGCAGTGA
- a CDS encoding branched-chain amino acid ABC transporter permease — protein MEEFFQQLTNGLAVGGIYALIALGYTMVYGVLKLINFAHGDLFTIGAYLGLTLLVSMGLFDKIGPLPAVILLAIMVMILVAIIGAILERVAYRPLRQSPRLSAVVSALGASIFFQNAIMAIYSPKFLVYPHNILPRTVVNIMGLDIPVMRIIMFATSLVLMAALYFFIQKTKIGTAIRAAAIDQGAAKLMGINVDRVIMLVFCIGPALGGAAGLMVGLYYGQINFSMGWMFGLKAFTAAILGGIGNIPGAMVGGLLLGVIEALGAAYISIAWKDAIAFCVLILILIVRPTGLLGERVAEKV, from the coding sequence ATGGAAGAATTTTTTCAACAACTGACCAATGGCCTGGCCGTCGGGGGCATCTATGCCCTGATCGCCCTCGGGTACACCATGGTCTACGGGGTCCTGAAGCTGATCAATTTCGCTCACGGCGATCTTTTCACCATCGGCGCCTATCTTGGTCTGACCCTGCTCGTCTCCATGGGCCTTTTCGACAAAATCGGACCGCTGCCCGCTGTGATCCTGCTGGCCATCATGGTCATGATCCTGGTCGCCATCATCGGCGCGATACTGGAGCGCGTGGCCTATCGGCCGCTTCGCCAGTCGCCCCGGCTTTCAGCCGTGGTGTCAGCCCTCGGTGCGTCCATCTTCTTTCAAAATGCGATCATGGCCATCTACAGCCCCAAGTTCCTGGTCTACCCGCACAACATCCTGCCCAGGACGGTCGTGAACATCATGGGCCTGGACATCCCGGTCATGCGCATCATCATGTTCGCGACGTCCCTTGTGCTCATGGCGGCGCTGTATTTCTTCATACAGAAGACCAAGATCGGCACGGCCATCCGGGCCGCCGCCATCGACCAGGGCGCGGCCAAGCTGATGGGCATCAACGTCGACCGGGTCATCATGCTGGTCTTTTGCATCGGCCCGGCGCTTGGCGGCGCGGCCGGACTCATGGTCGGCCTGTATTACGGGCAGATCAATTTCAGCATGGGCTGGATGTTCGGCCTCAAAGCCTTCACTGCAGCCATTCTGGGCGGCATCGGCAACATTCCGGGAGCCATGGTCGGCGGTTTGCTGCTGGGTGTCATCGAGGCCCTTGGCGCGGCGTACATTTCCATAGCCTGGAAAGACGCCATCGCCTTTTGCGTCTTGATCCTGATCCTCATCGTCAGGCCCACGGGCCTTCTAGGAGAAAGGGTGGCTGAAAAAGTATGA
- a CDS encoding ABC transporter ATP-binding protein has protein sequence MLLKIENLRVNYGNVEALHGINLEVEEGEIVTILGANGAGKSTTLNAISGLVSITGGTIFFRDTALHKLPAHEIVKHKITQSPEGRRVFTTLTVQENLILGAFTSTNTERIQKSLKWIYELFPRLQERRKQMAGTLSGGEQQMLAIGRALMANPKILLLDEPSLGLAPILVKSIFDTVKEINKTGVTVILVEQNAKAALKLAHRGYVMEVGNIVLADTAANLLKNEQVQQAYLGGGH, from the coding sequence ATGCTGCTTAAAATTGAGAATCTGCGCGTGAACTATGGCAATGTCGAAGCCCTGCACGGAATCAACCTCGAAGTTGAAGAAGGCGAAATCGTAACCATCCTCGGAGCCAACGGCGCCGGGAAATCGACAACGCTCAACGCCATCAGCGGACTGGTAAGCATCACCGGAGGGACGATCTTCTTCCGCGACACGGCCCTGCACAAACTTCCCGCGCATGAAATCGTCAAGCACAAGATCACCCAGAGTCCCGAAGGTCGCCGTGTCTTCACGACTCTGACCGTGCAGGAGAACCTTATTCTGGGAGCGTTCACGTCTACCAACACCGAGCGCATTCAGAAGAGCCTGAAGTGGATTTACGAGCTTTTTCCACGTCTGCAGGAACGGCGCAAGCAGATGGCGGGAACCCTGAGCGGAGGCGAGCAACAGATGCTGGCCATCGGCCGGGCGCTGATGGCCAATCCCAAGATCCTGCTCCTTGACGAGCCAAGCCTTGGCCTGGCTCCGATTCTGGTCAAATCAATCTTCGACACGGTCAAGGAAATCAACAAAACCGGCGTGACCGTCATCCTGGTCGAGCAGAATGCCAAGGCCGCCCTCAAGCTGGCCCATCGTGGCTATGTCATGGAGGTCGGCAACATCGTGCTGGCCGATACGGCGGCCAATCTGCTCAAAAACGAACAGGTGCAGCAGGCATATCTGGGCGGAGGGCACTAG
- the qmoC gene encoding quinone-interacting membrane-bound oxidoreductase complex subunit QmoC, whose translation MSKTIKIEPNLQFVKELQEVGGADLKKCYQCATCSVACPMSPADNPYPRKEMVWAQWGLKDKLVNDIDIWLCHNCGTCSELCPRGAKPGDLLAALRNMTYRKLVKPAIIGEWMSSPKHLPILAGIPMAIFAFIWMIRAALVGSFFPLTEDGKIVYGNLFPGDFTIDPLFGLVAIFVAICFGLGVKNMIDGFKANVTETFVIGYKKPTLKDAIIATIKYDVLQHSRFKNCVDSPADEERVKGHQILFYGFVACAIVTSIVAVAHWGGKVIPLLAPVGHTPMPLWHPVKILANVGAVLLVTGLTLLTRRRLNSDTKKSVSNYYDWYLLGVIWVVTLTGIGAQIFRLAGVAPLAFFTYYLHLVSIFMLIAYLPWSKLGHLVYRTTALIYARYIGRLPIDEKLIEDDKIFVI comes from the coding sequence ATGTCCAAAACAATAAAGATTGAGCCTAATCTGCAGTTCGTCAAGGAACTGCAGGAGGTGGGTGGTGCGGATCTCAAGAAGTGCTACCAGTGCGCTACCTGCTCTGTCGCATGCCCCATGTCTCCTGCGGACAATCCCTATCCGCGCAAGGAAATGGTCTGGGCCCAGTGGGGTCTCAAAGACAAGCTGGTCAACGACATCGACATCTGGTTGTGTCACAATTGCGGAACCTGTTCCGAACTGTGTCCTCGCGGAGCAAAACCGGGAGACCTGCTGGCCGCCCTGCGCAACATGACCTACCGCAAGCTGGTGAAGCCTGCCATTATCGGCGAGTGGATGAGTTCGCCCAAGCACCTGCCCATCCTGGCGGGTATTCCTATGGCTATTTTCGCCTTCATCTGGATGATTCGTGCCGCTCTCGTGGGCTCCTTCTTTCCGCTCACGGAAGACGGCAAGATCGTTTACGGTAACCTCTTCCCCGGTGATTTCACCATTGACCCCCTGTTCGGACTGGTCGCCATCTTCGTGGCCATCTGCTTCGGGCTTGGAGTCAAGAACATGATCGACGGGTTCAAGGCCAACGTGACCGAGACGTTTGTCATCGGATACAAGAAGCCGACCTTGAAAGACGCGATCATCGCGACGATCAAGTACGATGTCCTCCAGCATTCCCGCTTCAAGAACTGCGTGGACAGCCCCGCGGATGAAGAACGGGTCAAGGGCCATCAGATTCTGTTCTACGGTTTCGTGGCCTGCGCCATCGTCACGTCTATCGTGGCCGTGGCTCACTGGGGCGGCAAGGTCATTCCCCTGCTGGCACCTGTCGGCCATACGCCCATGCCTCTTTGGCATCCGGTCAAGATTCTGGCCAATGTGGGCGCAGTGCTGCTGGTGACCGGTCTCACTCTGCTGACCCGTCGGCGTTTGAATTCGGACACGAAGAAGTCCGTTTCCAACTACTATGACTGGTACCTGCTCGGTGTGATCTGGGTTGTGACCCTGACCGGCATCGGCGCCCAGATCTTCCGTCTGGCGGGCGTCGCACCCCTGGCCTTCTTCACGTATTATCTGCATCTGGTCAGCATCTTCATGCTGATTGCGTATCTGCCTTGGTCCAAACTTGGGCATTTGGTGTACCGCACCACAGCGCTCATTTATGCACGGTATATTGGTCGTTTGCCCATTGACGAAAAACTCATCGAAGATGACAAAATCTTTGTTATTTAA